One window from the genome of Streptococcus salivarius encodes:
- a CDS encoding AEC family transporter, which produces MSLFLTSITSIIPIIAIIVLGYILQVKGWFGDDFGPNLSRLIMNVALPASIFVSVMKYLTLDKLISLSGGLLYTFVAFILGYIVAYIAVVVFKVRPGRRGTMINTFVNANTIFIGLPLNVALFGDQALPYFLIYYITNTISTWTLGVYLMTSDSKSGQSKKTSKFDWKKLLPAPLVGFLVALLFLILRISIPDFATNTLTYVGNIVTPLSLIYIGIVLAKAGLKTITFDKDTIVTLVGRFILAPLIMLLVLKFFAPNMATVEFKTFMIQSATPALAVLPILANQGKGDVEFSTNVVTLSTVLFILVIPILQTLLG; this is translated from the coding sequence ATGTCACTCTTTTTAACCTCGATTACGAGTATCATTCCGATTATCGCTATTATTGTTTTGGGGTATATTCTTCAGGTGAAGGGATGGTTTGGAGATGACTTTGGACCTAACCTGTCTCGTTTGATCATGAATGTAGCCTTGCCAGCGTCAATCTTTGTGTCGGTGATGAAATACCTAACACTAGATAAGCTAATCAGTCTTTCTGGCGGTCTCCTTTATACATTTGTGGCCTTTATCTTGGGCTATATCGTAGCTTATATTGCAGTTGTGGTTTTCAAGGTTCGTCCAGGACGGCGAGGAACCATGATTAATACCTTTGTGAATGCCAATACTATTTTTATTGGTTTACCTTTAAACGTTGCTCTTTTTGGGGATCAGGCTCTTCCATATTTCTTAATTTACTATATCACCAACACGATTTCCACCTGGACATTGGGCGTGTATTTGATGACGAGCGACAGTAAATCGGGTCAAAGCAAGAAGACAAGTAAATTTGACTGGAAGAAATTGCTACCAGCTCCGCTTGTAGGTTTTCTTGTGGCTCTACTATTTTTGATTCTTCGAATCTCTATTCCAGATTTCGCAACGAATACCTTAACCTATGTTGGAAATATCGTCACTCCCCTATCTCTGATTTATATTGGTATCGTTCTTGCAAAGGCAGGCTTGAAAACTATTACTTTTGATAAAGATACAATTGTCACTTTAGTTGGACGCTTTATCCTAGCTCCTCTGATTATGCTTCTTGTATTGAAGTTCTTTGCACCAAATATGGCGACAGTAGAATTTAAGACCTTTATGATTCAATCCGCTACACCAGCTTTAGCTGTTCTCCCGATCCTTGCTAATCAGGGAAAAGGAGATGTGGAATTCTCTACGAATGTGGTGACTCTAAGTACGGTTCTATTTATCCTTGTTATTCCAATATTACAAACTTTGTTAGGATAA
- a CDS encoding malolactic enzyme: MTAHDILNNPFLNKGTAFTLEERKELGLIGLLPPYVQTIEEQAAQTYAQMQTKANDLEKRLFLMEIFNTNRTLFYYLFSQHLEEFNPIVYDPTIADTIEGYSDLFVDPQYAGYLDINHPENIEATLKNAAGDREIRLIVVTDAEGILGIGDWGTNGVDISVGKLMVYTGAAGIDPSMVLPLVIDAGTNREELRNNPNYLGNRHERVRGDRYYDFIDQFVQTAERLFPKLYLHWEDFGRLNAANILEKYRKQIPTFNDDIQGTGIVTLGGIFGSLDISGEKLTDQVYLCYGGGTAGAGIASRVLREMVSEGLSEEEAYKRFFMVDKQGLLFDDMDDLTPEQKPFAKKRADFSNADKLTDLLEVVKTVKPTILVGTSTQPNTFTKEIVEAMCENTDRPMIFPLSNPTKLAEASAKDLIEWSDGKAFVATGIPADTVSYKGVDYVIGQANNALIYPGLGLGMLASEASLLTDEMIGAAAHSLSGIVNPGQPGAPVLPPFKYVADVSIKVAEAVAKKAQEQGLARAKETDMAKAVRDLKWYPEYK; encoded by the coding sequence ATGACTGCACATGATATTTTAAACAACCCTTTCCTCAATAAAGGTACTGCCTTTACCTTAGAGGAGCGAAAGGAACTAGGCCTTATTGGTTTACTGCCACCGTATGTTCAAACGATTGAAGAACAAGCGGCGCAAACTTATGCACAAATGCAAACAAAAGCCAATGATTTGGAAAAACGTCTTTTCCTAATGGAAATTTTTAATACCAACCGAACTCTTTTCTATTACCTCTTTTCTCAACATTTGGAGGAATTTAATCCAATTGTATACGATCCAACCATTGCAGATACCATTGAAGGCTATAGTGACCTCTTTGTAGATCCACAATATGCGGGATATCTTGATATCAATCATCCTGAAAATATTGAAGCCACTTTGAAAAATGCTGCCGGGGATCGCGAGATTCGCCTCATTGTTGTAACAGATGCAGAAGGAATCCTTGGAATCGGTGACTGGGGAACAAATGGTGTCGATATTTCTGTTGGGAAATTGATGGTCTATACGGGTGCTGCTGGAATCGATCCTTCTATGGTCCTTCCTTTAGTTATTGATGCAGGGACTAACCGTGAAGAACTTCGTAACAATCCTAATTACTTAGGTAATCGTCACGAACGGGTTCGCGGAGATCGTTACTACGACTTCATTGACCAATTTGTTCAAACAGCAGAACGTCTCTTTCCTAAACTCTACCTTCACTGGGAAGACTTCGGCCGCTTGAATGCTGCCAATATTCTTGAAAAATACCGGAAACAAATTCCAACTTTTAATGATGATATTCAAGGTACAGGAATCGTTACCTTAGGTGGTATCTTTGGTTCACTGGATATTAGTGGTGAAAAATTAACAGATCAAGTTTATCTCTGCTATGGTGGTGGTACTGCGGGTGCAGGAATTGCCTCTCGTGTTCTTCGTGAAATGGTGAGTGAAGGTCTTTCTGAAGAAGAAGCCTATAAACGTTTCTTTATGGTTGATAAACAAGGTCTTCTCTTTGATGACATGGATGACCTAACTCCTGAACAAAAACCGTTTGCTAAGAAACGTGCTGACTTTAGTAATGCAGACAAGTTGACTGACCTGCTTGAAGTAGTGAAGACTGTGAAGCCAACCATTCTAGTAGGAACTTCGACTCAGCCTAATACCTTCACTAAAGAAATAGTAGAAGCTATGTGTGAAAATACAGATCGTCCGATGATCTTCCCTTTGTCAAATCCAACCAAACTAGCAGAAGCTAGTGCCAAAGATTTGATTGAATGGTCAGATGGCAAAGCTTTTGTAGCAACAGGAATTCCTGCTGATACAGTTTCTTATAAAGGTGTCGACTATGTGATTGGTCAAGCCAATAATGCCTTGATTTACCCAGGTCTTGGTCTAGGTATGCTGGCTTCTGAAGCAAGTCTTTTGACTGATGAAATGATTGGAGCTGCGGCTCATTCATTGAGTGGTATTGTCAATCCAGGCCAACCAGGAGCTCCTGTCTTGCCACCATTCAAGTATGTAGCAGATGTTTCTATTAAAGTAGCAGAAGCAGTCGCTAAAAAAGCACAAGAGCAAGGTCTTGCGCGTGCTAAGGAAACAGATATGGCCAAAGCAGTTCGTGATTTGAAGTGGTATCCAGAGTATAAATAA